Proteins encoded together in one Lathyrus oleraceus cultivar Zhongwan6 chromosome 5, CAAS_Psat_ZW6_1.0, whole genome shotgun sequence window:
- the LOC127079583 gene encoding uncharacterized protein LOC127079583 — protein MELGRRNTKKYTFKCPDLTELKKLVFMIVRPKGFRAQYGRLVDILKTKVEDGVLNTLVQFYDPLYHCFTFPDYQLMPTLEEYSYWFGLPVSDKLPLSGLEKIPTPAAIAEALHLETSVVKDNFIKKGGILGLTSRFLMEKAFIFLEADSIDAFEATFSLLIYGIMLFPNIDDFVDVNVVRIFLFGNPVPTLLGDTYHFIHHRTKKGGGTILCCTPLLYKWFISHLPRSGLFRENPQKLRWSQRFMSIDQGNIHWYDPSYDVGVIIDSYGEFPNVPILGVHRGINYNPILARRQLGYPMANKPDILLLSGFFYLNG, from the coding sequence ATGGAACTTGGAAGGAGGAATACCAAGAAATACACTTTCAAATGTCCTGACTTAACAGAGTTGAAGAAGCTTGTTTTTATGATAGTTAGACCAAAGGGTTTCAGAGCTCAGTATGGAAGACTTGTGGATATcttgaagaccaaggttgaagatggAGTTCTCAACACCCtggtacagttttatgatccactctaccattgcttcacatttccagaCTACCAGCTTATGCCTACTCTAGAAGAATACTCTTATTGGTTTGGTTTGCCAGTCTCTGACAAATTACCATTAAGTGGTTTAGAGAAGATCCCTACACCAGCAGCTATTGCAGAAGCACTTCACCTAGAAACGTCTGTTGTGAAGGACAACTTCATTAAAAAAGGAGGAATTCTAGGTCTAACCTCTAGATTCCTGATGGAGAAAGCCTTTATCTTTTTAGAAGCAGATAGTATAGATGCCTTTGAAGCCACTTTTTCTCTACTCATTTATGGAATTATGCTCTTCCCAAACATTGATGACTTTGTGGATGTTAATGTTGTACGAATCTTCTTATTTGGTAACCCAGTACCCACATTACTTGGAGATACCTACCATTTTATCCATCACAGGACTAAGAAAGGTGGTGGAACCATTCTTTGTTGTACACCTCTCttatataagtggtttatttctcacttacccAGATCCGGGCTCTTCAGGGAGAATCCACAGAAGCTCAGATGGTCTCAGAGATTCATGTCCATTGATCAAGGGAATATACATTGGTATGACCCCTCCTATGATGTTGGAGTAATTATTGACAGTTATGGTGAATTTCCTAATGTACCTATCCTTGGTGTACATAGGGGAATTAACTATAACCCCATCCTTGCCAGACGCCAGTTAGGATATCCCATGGCAAATAAACCCGATATTCTTCTATTGTCAGGCTTCTTTTACCTCAACGGATAA